In one Lycium barbarum isolate Lr01 chromosome 7, ASM1917538v2, whole genome shotgun sequence genomic region, the following are encoded:
- the LOC132604481 gene encoding MYB-like transcription factor EOBI produces the protein MDHHQRVDFGVDFGARREVSSNNNNQNGDEDNNMDLKRGSWTVEEDLTLMNNIALHGEGRWNSLARCAGLKRTGKSCRLRWLNYLRPDVRRGNITLEEQLLILELHSRWGNRWSKIAQHFPGRTDNEIKNYWRTRVQKHAKQLKCDVNSKQFKDTLRYLWMPRLVERIQASSNSNNQVINQQSIQQTNDNIISNNNIVPIMSFTQENYSSTTTTASSENSMGTQVSDMSDNCYTNYPLKQSDYEESLISPTGYFQHGAVDFKTVDIDNNQQNVSQLFLDDVSDNLWNIEDMLFLQQQLN, from the exons ATGGATCATCATCAACGTGTTGATTTTGGTGTTGATTTTGGTGCGAGAAGAGAAGTTAGtagtaacaacaacaatcaaaatggtGATGAAGATAATAATATGGACCTCAAAAGAGGTTCATGGACTGTTGAAGAAGATTTAACTCTTATGAATAACATAGCTCTTCATGGCGAAGGTCGTTGGAATTCCCTCGCTCGTTGTGCAG GATTGAAGAGGACAGGGAAAAGCTGCAGGTTAAGATGGCTTAATTATCTTCGACCAGATGTTCGACGTGGAAATATTACACTTGAAGAACAACTTTTGATTCTTGAACTTCATTCTCGTTGGGGCAATAG gTGGTCGAAAATTGCACAACATTTCCCGGGAAGAACAGATAATGAGATCAAGAATTACTGGAGGACACGAGTGCAAAAACATGCCAAACAGCTAAAATGTGATGTCAATAGCAAACAATTCAAAGATACATTACGTTATTTATGGATGCCAAGGCTAGTTGAGAGAATTCAAGCTTCTTCCAATTCAAATAATCAAGTGATTAATCAACAGTCAATTCAACAAACAAATGACAATATTATTAGTAACAATAATATTGTTCCAATCATGAGTTTCACACAAGAGAATTATTctagtacaacaacaacagctTCATCAGAGAATTCAATGGGGACACAAGTTTCAGACATGTCTGATAATTGCTACACTAATTACCCTCTTAAGCAAAGTGATTATGAAGAATCCTTGATTAGTCCCACAGGTTATTTTCAACATGGTGCGGTAGACTTCAAAACAGTGGATATTGATAATAATCAGCAAAACGTGAGCCAATTATTTTTGGATGACGTTTCAGATAATTTGTGGAATATTGAGGATATGCTGTTTTTACAACAGCAACTCAATTAA
- the LOC132604482 gene encoding transcription factor MYB108-like produces the protein MDHHQRVDFGSRREVSSDNNNQNGDEDNNMDLKRGSWTVEEDLTLMNNIALHGEGRWNSLARCAGLNRTGKSCRLRWLNYLRPDVRRGNITLEEQLLILELHSRWGNRWSKIAQYLPGRTDNEIKNYWRTRVQKHAKHLKCDVNSKQFKDTLRYLWMPRLVERIQASSDSNNQVINQQSIQQTNDNIVSNNNIVPIMSFTQENYSSTTTTASSENSMGTQVSDMSDSCYTNYPLNQSDYGESLISPTGYFQHGTLDFKTVDIDNNQQNVSQLFLDDVSDNLWNIEDMLFLQQQLN, from the exons ATGGATCATCATCAACGTGTTGATTTTGGTTCGAGAAGAGAAGTTAGTagtgacaacaacaatcaaaatggtGATGAAGATAATAATATGGACCTCAAAAGAGGTTCATGGACTGTTGAAGAAGATTTAACTCTTATGAATAACATAGCTCTTCATGGCGAAGGTCGTTGGAATTCCCTCGCTCGTTGTGCAG GATTGAACAGGACAGGAAAAAGCTGCAGGTTAAGATGGCTTAATTATCTTCGACCAGATGTTCGACGTGGAAATATTACACTTGAAGAACAACTTTTGATTCTTGAACTTCATTCTCGATGGGGCAATAG GTGGTCAAAAATTGCACAATATTTACCAGGAAGAACAGATAACGAGATCAAAAATTACTGGAGAACTCGAGTGCAAAAGCATGCCAAACATCTAAAATGTGATGTCAATAGCAAACAATTCAAAGATACATTGCGTTATTTATGGATGCCAAGGCTAGTTGAGAGAATTCAAGCTTCTTCCGATTCAAATAATCAGGTGATTAATCAACAGTCAATTCAACAAACAAATGACAATATTGTTAGTAACAATAATATTGTTCCAATCATGAGTTTCACACAAGAGAATTATTctagtacaacaacaacagctTCATCAGAGAATTCAATGGGGACACAAGTTTCAGACATGTCTGATAGTTGCTACACTAATTACCCTCTTAATCAAAGTGATTATGGAGAATCCTTGATTAGTCCCACAGGTTATTTTCAACATGGTACACTAGACTTCAAAACAGTGGATATTGATAATAATCAGCAAAACGTGAGCCAATTATTTTTGGATGACGTATCAGATAATTTGTGGAATATTGAGGATATGTTGTTTTTACAACAGCAACTCAATTAA